CTCATGGTCTCAGAAGATTCGCTGGCGGGAAAGAAATTTCTAGCAGTCTCTGAAGAGTCGCTAGTGGGAAGGAAAGTGCCAGCAGTCTCCGAAGAGCCTCTGACAGGAAGGAAGGTGCCCATTGTTTCAAAGGGATCACTAGCAGGTCATATGAGCGAATAAGGAGAAAATTAAATAGTAACACTCTAACTCCCCAGGTTTACTATTCCCAGATTTCGCTAGGGTAGGGAACTCTGACATGTAAAGCATGTCTGTAAATTGTAATGTAAAACATGTAAAACCAGGCTGTACTTTATCACTGACCTATCTTTAGGTTACATATCTATAATCACTATTTAGGCATTATATATTATGGTATAGGATAAACAATGTACACATGGTAATTACAGATCTCATCTTAAATAACACTTGATAATGTCACAGATCAATGTAAGATTTTATTCATGAATGTTGGCAATTTTCATCTATGGGCGATTGCAATTACCACTTTTCCAAAGATGTGAAGATACGACAGTTGGTCATACTTGGGTCATAGGTATTTTACCTAATGTGATTAAGCACTGGCTGAGGACAAAATCGTGGATATGACAATTGGGATAGGCCTTACATGGAAAAATCGGCCAGGGAGCACACGGGAAAGAAGCTAAATAAGAGGGAGTCGGAGAATGGCTGTAAACACCAGAATGAAGAATCGGCGTATCAAAGTTGTAGCTTCCACAGGAAACAGTGTGTCTGCCCCAGACCGCACTAGACTGATGTTAGGGGCTGGTGTGAGAGTGGGGATAGCTTTATTCAAACACAAAAACCTTACcagataaaaatgttaaattaagttACATTACtgttaaaaactaaatacatgGCCTTACCTTAAATATTCTGCTACTTTTCACACAGAGCACTGAACCCCCAGAATTTGAGGTGTGTTTGTATTTTGAGGTGAggaagtttttttattgttttaatactcatGAAGCACACATGGAAAAACAGGTGTTTTCAACCACAAAGATGCACACCTTCTATTAAGAACTTTTAtacttttgtctttcctgtgcaagttGAACGTTAAGACATtatgtatctaacgatttaataatatactatttacaaaataatacgaaaaataGGTTAAACGGTTTTTAAAATAGCTCTGCTACATTTCTACAGTTATTTTCGCTTATGCGACATAAGAAACAATTTAACATATGTTACCATATTATTTATgttgctaacctaaactaatcaaTAATTTTCACTATAGTTTTAATGTAGTAATTCTAACTTAATTAACCATTAAATTGGTATTACCATTTTTCAAGTACCTATAACTACCCTAAACTAGCATCTCCCTAACTTTTATTTCCTACtgaataactattttttaatgcAACAAGCCtatacaaaatgtttaaaaaaacatttcagatGACGAAAAACTGAAAAACtgctctttgtattttttttgtggaaacgTCACTTTGCTTCAGGTAGGTACcgtaaatattagtttaataaaaaaataatatttaactacacagcaaaataaattttaacattaaataagaaaaatttatgtttaaaaatttaacaataagATTGAACTTATCTAATAGTGTAGGCTATGCAggaaggaattttaaattttttaaatccctTTTGTTATTTCAACCTCCAACAGTAATATtttgtctcatcaaaaattgttcaaacaattttttttaaatattgttggaGTACTTTCGCACCCCTTACGGTATAATTGCTTGTATCAAAATTTATCTTCACCAAAAGttcaacataatatttaaaaggttgccgtcgtccgggttctcgttttcgagaccgggcgtgtatcctagcgggaaattggctcttattgaaattacgttccgggagggtgccaggttaGCTCAGCGGCTAACCAAATGTGGGTCttgtgggtgcgttgcccctgcgtggctcGCTAGGACCTTCGGCGGAGTTCGTGGTTGGAGGAGCCCCTAGCTGGTGTAGGGCTGCTCAATTCAATAACAgacacgaactcgagatttagATAGTCGTTGGCATGTCGCGCACGGGGGGTGTGGAGTGGCCGTTTAATTAGATGAATTATTACAGTCACAAATTACACTTGCACTACACGTGCACGTCGCACAAAGAATTaccctacaaagttacaattagtctaatatgagtgctctgacgcactgtcactatgttaagccctcacgccagtcgaggttaagggggaggttgattggaggtggccaatcccgaaaattgttaACTGGGTGGCGTCCGGATTCACTTGTGGGAATCGCAACCCGCAGTTAAACTAGACACAAAGTTTACTCGTAGTTAtcgtcggtgcctgtgcactcgacttTAGCGAAAGTTCACTgttagcgggagtcggcccgtgccgtaaagTGGATTACCCCGCGTAATGTCTCTTGCAGGGAGTTTAAAACTTAAGCGGCTGGGTTaagccctacaccgtaaaaggaccggggacgCACGGGGAGTTAACGTCACGAAGAAAAGAGATTTGGtttgaatgactatatttaccataAGTACTGTTCGGTGTGggcaaaggatgatggctccccgtggaacgcacgtccgccccggtctgcgagtcgctcggtactggcatttgcccttggcgcgagggaaggtctcagcgttctctcgcacCAAAGttgctaaaattttaataataagaagctgagagcagctctaaattcacacattaaatattaatcattaacCTGATAGGCAGATACTCTTTAATAATTATGGTTGACAAATgtatgtaaattaagtttaaatattaagagtcacaccagagactgttcgtcacttgctgactgctccagtggctagttacacataaaaaacagggaggtaatatttacgtcaacacaacactataattaattaagccTGAACATGGCCGTTTTATAAGAATTCGAGGCCTGGGGCAACAATATTCGGAGCCCcctacccccctttttttattgtagtgataattttAAGATatgaaaaattcatattttaattcacatgtatgtatgtaataactaacataaaaaaggaTAAGAAGTACCATAATGAAATGCAGCCTGTATTCGcagaaatatgaaacatatttatgcagggaaaacaaaataatgtataacaacaaattttctagttgttatggagtaatatttcatagccaacacccacccccaatacttctctgcttcatttacgaaagtcttaaatcgttctcaaatatttacacaattttatgagttgcagatcccgaccatcaaaattacatatttattaactcactttgcAATGAATTTCTTCCTTGCCTTTTTAGCAGCAAACAAGTTAATGAGTCCATCAAATGAAATGCTGTTCACGAGATCATGTTCTGTAGAAATCACCGCTAACGAGTTTAATCTCTCTTGTGACATGGTAGATCGGAATTGATTCTTCAGAACTGACAGTTTTGAAAATGATCTTTCACTTTCACAGTTTGTGATTGGTAGTGTCAAATACAAGCGCAGTGCTATTgctacatttggaaatacatcaattatatcaCTGTTATATAAGTGCTGCAAAACCTTTTGTGAAGTGAATAATGTATAACAATGTCTTCAACTTGTTACTctctgagaaatgatgataagtgtaataattcatttgtaataacaggctgcagatcctttctgtattttctgaccaactcggtagcactagatttgagttcatcttcacttactgtagttaagttacaaagaaacccaaatgttgaggcaatatctttgtaggaagcagctctcttctccagttccatgcggagcttatcagcaatgcatagaaatgtggaaattctgaaattctcgcgggatgttacaacagttgaaagttcgtcttttccatccaaaaactttttatttttggaagatctagtatctacaaaagtttgtaacacttggttgcttagttgtgttgctttaacttcaatttcatcaaaattatttcgcaaatcggaaacaaaatctttcaaagaattcatcagttgatgaccagttatgacatcgagtccaggcttcgtagatgcttggttactgcaccgaatctttccataatgtcgtaccaaaatacggccataaaaacaaattctaaatattgcattttcttcatgaGGGAGTTCGCTTCCATTCTTGTGACTTGTGTTTCATTTTTGTCgttgaacatatcattaaatgcacagaaaatctcatcataatgaatgacgagagttttcaatgcatcttctctgcatgaccaccttgtttccgacaagctcttgacagtgatttttggctttccgctatttcctgtgctttccgaaataactccttcaagaactgaccacctgtgagtggaagcagcgaaaaatgagtacagcttttctacaaacagaaacagttttgttgcatgaatacattcaccaacactgttttttcctactaagtttactgaatgtgctgcacatggaacatacagcacagagctgtttattgatttaatgtgcgCTTATAGGCCCTCATATTCTCCTGACATGTTGGCTGCAATATCATAGCTCTGACCTCGGCAATCCTGGATATCaatggtgttgtcttttagagtacaggttacaacttcacttaaatttcttcctgtgtggctgtaaattggaatgaaacacaaaaacctTTCCAAAATGTTACTGTTAAGGCCGTATCTAAATACAAAAGATAACTGATCTGTATGGGAAACATCAGGTGTAGAATAActatcagtgaataatatttggccTGTCTTATCTCATTTAGCATGTGTTTCCGAACTTCGTTGCCCATTAGCTCAATGAATTCTTCACATATATCAGAAGAAAGATACAATACATGACCTTTTCCTTTGTTCCTGTGTATacttaaatgttcctgtaaaAAAGGATCAAACTGAGCAAGGAGTTCCAAAATTCCTAGGTAATTACCATTACGAGGTGATCCAAGCATCTGATTATCACCACGAAAAGGAAGACCACGACTGCACAAAATTTTTACAACTGCCACTACTCTAACCAGAACATTCTTCCAGTAATTTGTCTCAGTAGTCACTTGTGCATCGAAATGTGATGAAattgacattttcttattttatcttgaaacccattttaaagaacatgcttTGTGTTCTGCCGTCGCCTGGGTCCTCGCGTTCGAGACTCGGcggggttcctagcgggaaggctgttttcttgcgGAGAAATTTGTCCGGGAGAGTGCCAGGCTAACTcagtggttagccacgaggttgGTCGTGAGGTACgaaggcccctgcgtggcccactaggaacggcggtggtggtcgtgatgttaggggtccctaatgcctgctgcactactggccctacacagcataggacgctgatccctaactggattggggaggttcacaaataacgtacacggttttgcactgtcgtttacacgtcgcgcacggagtgtgcggagtggacgtttaattaacgttggcaattacacttgcagttacagtcacacgatttccctacataaagtacactatCATTATACACtcggcgctctgacgcgccgtcactaaaattacgtcctcacgccagtcgaggttgagggggagagtttgattggagtcggccaatcccgtaatttgTGAACGGTGAcacgcgggcccacctgtgtggaccgcggctcgctattaaattaattaaagtctTCGATTAGATGTGGCCAGAGCATGTGCACTCGGCAGTTAACTGAAAGTCTGgtatggcgggagtcggcccatgccgtatattgcactgccccgcgtaatgcgtgGTGTGGGGCGTGTTatgtttacgcggctgggataggccctacaccgaaaaaggaccgggtgcacacgaggagtaattaaaaaaggtttcgaagtttgactatagttaccagaaggaagttcagtgaagacaaaggatgatggctccccatGGGATGTGCGTCCAttccggtccgcgagtcgctcggtactggcgtctggccttggtgcgaggggaggggtgagcatcttgtcgcgccagagtttctaaagttccgttattcgtaaaatattatgttaagaacaaaatgtaagtgactctaaattcacacaattaaacttaataattaactatatatatatatatatatatatatatatatatatatatatatatatatatatatgtatatatgttttagaaattagatgtaacaagtttatatgaaataagtttgaataatctgagtcacactggagactgttcgtcgcttgatgactgctccagtggcgaatgataaatgattatttggggcggttttaattaagtcacataCTACGttattgaaatcaggctgaaggccgcaaggggagtgCTCACAACTGTTTTACCAaaaaaaccacacgtgagtgactcgggcactcctacgtcgcacttcccttgcacggggttgttaattaaaagtggTGTTATCTTTAATGTGTATTGCATTTACCATGTACGTGACTCGGGTTTTCTTGCCGATTAAGTCATGGGCGTTGATTATACCTTAGTTCTGCAGCGCTCGCCtgtctcgggtgggccatggctagggtcgcgttccgttagcggggtcggatactggcggttgcaggtcgggctttagggtggccttcggttggACGACGTCAGttcaatactgttttcatgctccctcaatttttcttctgttttcttacaattagaaaaaccatttacaaatatgatagtttacaattactgaaaagtttgcacgtaaagcaaaacaaaatttcccgTACATTTACGGTACAATAACCATTTGCTCTCCTGTCGCTCTACATATTCAAGAACTCTCACAAATGCAGATGTTGTTAGTTTACGAGTACATATTGGATATTGCCTAGCAGAAGCTGTGTAGTCTCcatcattattactaaaaaatGTCCGGCCCATTATCAACACAATAACTAATCATTTCGTCAGTGATATTGCCAGGCCATGCTGCAGGATCTTGCTGGATTTCTTCTTTTAACACTGCACTATCAAACTCTACACTTCTTTCAGTCCTAGCACAGTTTCTAGAAGTTATGGAAATTTCTGGAGTTGTGTTAATGAGATTACAATTAACTATTTTAGTTGcttctgtgttttctttaactttatcagaGCTTGAAAGTGGTAAAGTCAAAGGCAACTTACCATCACAATCACATGGTTCTAGTGTTTGAGGAGGTTCATGGTTCTTTGTGAAGAAGGCTGTAAGTTTGGAAGTTTGTTTATTTCTTCTTGTTCTCTTCTTTCTGCtttacatttggaagcaccactaTTAAATTTACGTACACTCATTTtgtgacattattataaaacacaaCCAATTAGCAATTATTATCAAACTAAAACTCTGGTGTAGTATCAAGGTCTGTTTACATTATTCCCGCCTGATGGACTTTCTCTATTGTTGAACACAACTACCAACATGAACATCATAAACAAGTTCGTATGATTCATAAaccaacaaaatcattaaaagatgacgccgaccgccaatgctcctctatgtcgcatagaccgctatgcctcatcaacatctCCTAGAGGCATGtacaccgaacgcgctcgtgcgcgtagcaaagtgtagttcgtgcgacgaggtgAACGCCAGGCATCGAGTGCTACGTCGGCAGAAGGATTCACacatttccgcgggagggctggcgggggggaagggggttcgcgtgcggcgacaccggcagtgtccttcaggagctcggagAGGCCGGTAGCCTGCgtgcaacgcggaaccatcaactttggttttcaccgacatgtagtttcaatagtgtAATCtcttcttaatcttttacgtaaagttccgcggtcggcctcaatttaccatgaggttttacacttaattaaatcagtgctccaatatgagtgttcagcatattacgtaagtactgtggggagtctacgagacgttacgtcggcgcttcacgcaacaacttagcttaccggctaattgTAACCGCCGCACGGTAACGTGCTAccaaacgtactaacgaatcagtctctgggacacctctaggaatcacgtagagtcgccggagacacgggcctacgtgccactagcccagtataataagtgttgTGTAATATTGAAGTGTTTGTCCGTTAAGGTATAATTTGTaatgttagagtttattttgtaaccgccgcatcgtgtgcaaaagtacgtccttcacgcgcattaaaatcgtgagccaccactgaggaagtgggctgcgcgtgtgactagtcgatttgggacaaccgttacggccagaacgggcagcactatgtataggtcTGTGCCGTAATAAACTCATCAGAtatcctccagaaactttgtgttcttcttcaggcgacCCGAGTggcataacagctcgggggggccctactgcgttaaccccttcCTTttgccacaaggccgaaccctctctgagatctcgaacccaagttAAAATCACATAAAAATCATAGGAgatagcggggacggcgtcaaaatggcgcccgaCTATTGTGgctttcttttcttttaaataattttcaattcttttaaatTCATAGTGCTTCAAAATATGTATAACAGTAAGGGCTCGTGTAGGAACAAAGAAATTGCGCGAAAACGGACGCGATGCGCAGacggccaaaggagcgggcacatGGTGATAGGCGCGCGTCGAGTTACGCGCAAGGTACGATAATGGCGCGCTTCAGGTAACGTGCCAGGCGCGATAACGGCTGTGAGAGcagaagtccgcgcgcctcacacAGGGATCGGGTGGCGCAGATGCATCGCTGCTGCGCGCATcgacatgagccgtgacggagctaTGAGCAAGCATAGTGGAGCAACGTTACAAGTCACCATGGGTCACTAaaaatgaacgacttccaggaggcctacgaggcatgggcaagcgagggctacccatgcccaggggacaactgggagtacgaagaACAGGACGAATGGAAGGAGGACGACACCGCAGCGGACACCGAGGGGCCTGACGTAATCCGGACGCCGCTACGACAGCACATAATGCAGCCTGCATCCCCTACTTCATGCGGCCAACCACCACGCCGCCGTAACAGCCATAACACCGCCCGCGTCATTGACAACCCGGACGTCCGTCCGCAACACGACGCCGCCTCagacgccgcccccgccatatggggtggaGACGACATCACCACAGATGGAAGAGATCACACctgtccagcccctgtggtacaattggcacgcggagaccgggtggacacgtcaggccgacgCAACACGCCACCTCCGATGCCGCCCCCACCATATGGGATGGAGATGACATCACCGCAGATGGAGGAAGCCACACCCGTCCAGCCactgtggtacaattggcacgcCGAAACCGGGTGGACACATCAGGCCGACTCAAACccgccacctccggcaccaccgaatacgccgccgcccccagccactgagaaaGCGACTGGCGCGGCTGTGCACACCgagacagccacagggagatgcagcctggcaggcagccaggtcgccgataaCACGCAGCATCACTGCGGATCCAACACGCCACCTCCGGCACCGACGACgatgccgcccccagccactgagaaaGCGACTagcgcggccgtgcacaccgagacagccacagggagatTCAGCCTGGCAGGCTGCtaggtcgccgatcacacgcagcatCACTGCGGATCCATCACGCCACCTCCCCCACCACCGACgatgccgcccccagccactgagaaaGTGACTTGCGCGGCCGTGCACACTgagacagccacagggagatgcagcctggcaggcagccaggtcgccgatcacacaCAGCATCACTGCGGATCCATCACGCCACTTCCGGCACCACCTACGaggccgcccccagccactgagaaaGCGActggcgcggccgtgcacaccgagACAGCCACAGgaagatgcagcctggcaggcagccaggtcgccgatcacacaCAGCATCACTGCAGATCCATCacgccacctccggcaccaccgacgatgccgcccccagccactgagaaaGTGActggcgcggccgtgcacaccgagACAGCCatagggagatgcagcctggcaggcagccaggtcaccgatcacacgcagcgtcactgcggatccatCACGCCACCTCTGCCACCACGGAAAACGACGAcaccgcccccagccactgagaaaGCTActggcgcggccgtgcacaccgagACAGCCACATCGCGACCCAGTCCGGCAGACAACCAGGTTGCCGACGCCATGCCACAATGCACCGAGGCGGACTTGCCAGCCAAGATGCCGCCGTccccgacgccgccgcccccaactgccgtgaaggctcTCGGGGGGTTCACGCAGTGCCAACCGGCCGGCGTGTCACTTctgcccgccgcgcacgtcacagagggCGTGTCACATCCGCCCGCCgtgcacgtcacagggggcgtgtcacctcTGCCCGCCGCGCACTTCATAGGGGGCGTTCCACTTCTGCCCGCCACGCACGTCACaaggggcgtgtcacttccgcccgccgtgCACGTCTCAGAGGGCATGTCACCTCCGCCTGCCGCGCATGTCACAGAGGGCGTttcacctccgcccgccgcgcacatcACAaagggcgtgtcacctccgcccaccGCGCACATCACCGAGGGTGCACTGCCGCACTCCTCTGTGGGCACGCCACCTGCACATGCCATGTGTGCCGTTGAAGGCGCTACGCCGCCTCCTCATGTCAAACGCACCGCTGAAGATGCCGCAACGCCTTCGCACATCAAGCGCGCCACTGAAGGTGCCGCGCCGCCTCCGCACGTCAAGCGCACCGCTGAAGGCACCGCGCCGCCTCCGCACGTCAAGCGCGCCATTGAAGGCGCCGTGCCGCCTCTGCACGTCAAGCgcaccgctgaaggtgccacggcACCTCCGCACGTCAAGCGCGCCGCTGAAGGCACCACGCCGCCTCCGCACGTCATGAGTGCCGTTGAAGGCGCCGTGCCGCCGTCGCCTGCGACGCGCGTCACcatgggcgcgccgccgcctgccgctgaaggcgccgcgacgccgcggccgcccacctcggccgccaATGACGCTGACCCACAGGTACCCGACGCCGCCCCATGGACAGCCGCCCCGGGTgtaccaggtcagtgtgccggcgtatctttaagtgtgtgtgtagtgaggcgttgatgcacatagcagtctcagagaaggggggcttttgacgccgaccgccaatgctcctctatgtcgcatagaccgctatgcctcatcaacgtcccctaaaggcgtgtgcaccgaacgcgctcgtgaaGGGGGGTCGCgtgcggcgacaccggcagtgtccttcaggagctcggagaggccggcagcctgcgtgcaacgcggaaccatcaactttGGTTTTCACCGACATGTTGTTTCAATAGTGTAATCtcttcttaatcttttacgtacagtgACGCGGTCAGCCTCAATTtgccatgaggtatttcacttaattaaatcagtgctccaacatgagtgttcagcatattacgtaagtactgtggggagtctacgagacattacgtcggcgcttcacgcaacaacttagcttaccggctaattgtaaccgccgcacggtaacgtgccaccaaacgtactaacgaatcagtctctgggacaactctaggaatcacgtagagtcgccggagacatgggcctacgtgccactagcccagtataataagtgttgTGTAATATTGAAGTGTTTTGTCCGTtaaggtataatttgtcatgttagattttattttgtaaccgccgcatcgtgtGTAAAATTACGTCCtacacgcgcattaaaatcgtgagccgtcactgaggaagtgggctgctCGTGTGACTAGTCGATTTGGGACAACCGTTACacccagaacgggcagcactatgtatagggctgtgccataATAAACTCATCAGAtatcctccagaaactttgtgttcttcttcaggcgacccgagtggccataacagctctgGGGGCCCTATTGCGTTAACCCCTTCCTCttgccacaaggccgaaccctctctgagatctcgaacccaagcaaaaatcacgtaaaaatcacgTAAAAGTCATAGGAGGTAGCGAAGACTGCGtcaaagaaataaaatcattactgcaaaaacaaaattaatagctTTAAAATCTCACTAAAAACATATTTAGTTGCACAAATAGATTAAAACAGGGATATTGATTGTTGTTCGTCAATCTTACATTAAGAAGTTTTACGCGTACATTAATTACATGACATCTGTTGGAACTAAAACGAATCACACATCACATTAATCGACCTCTCGAATCGAACAATAGCACCCTTAGCGCCACAATCGCTGTTGTGGTATGTAATGAATCCGCTCGCTTTGTCCGCACCACAGCAGTTATCGGCGACCGGCGTCGATGTCGGCGACTTactcagtagttataaataaaatcatacaagttacagcacggtgtggttttattgtggtctcatgctttacaaaactaaataaataggtatctaaatttaaagacaagttattattacgccagatataaaatgggaattcactttaaataatgacatattttttaaataaaattggagCCCCCCCAGAATGTGAGGCCCGGggcaattgccccccccccccccctccaagacAAGGCCCTGAGGCTGAAGGCCTCAAAGGGGGCACTCACAAACTTATTAAGgtaagttcacacgtgagtgactcgggcatgcctgcgtcgcactttcctttatgcgggggttttaattaatagtggagTTGTCATTATTTATGTTTGATTATTAGTGAACTGGTGTCGAGGTGTTTAACTAATTAAACACAGCCCTTGATTCTACCTTTGCATCgaaggctcgcctgactcgggtgggccatggctagagGTGCGTTCCGTTAGAAGGGTttgatactggcggttgcaggtcgggctttgggatGGCcttcggccagacgacgtcaaagttaaaaataattaaaaatggataTGATAGTATACAGAGTAcggaagttatatttttttctttccaacattttttttctattccttgcagtaa
This DNA window, taken from Bacillus rossius redtenbacheri isolate Brsri chromosome 3, Brsri_v3, whole genome shotgun sequence, encodes the following:
- the LOC134531299 gene encoding mucin-1-like — translated: MTRCGETIVDGWGDNWEYEEQDEWKEDDTAADTEGPDVIRTPLRQHIMQPASPTSCGQPPRRRNSHNTARVIDNPDVRPQHDAASDAAPAIWGGDDITTDGRDHTCPAPVHHCGSITPLPAPPTRPPPATEKATGAAVHTETATGRCSLAGSQVADHTQHHCRSITPPPAPPTMPPPATEKRHCGSITPPLPPRKTTTPPPATEKATGAAVHTETATSRPSPADNQVADAMPQCTEADLPAKMPPSPTPPPPTAVKALGGFTQCQPAGVSLLPAAHVTEGVSHPPAVHVTGGVSPLPAAHFIGGVPLLPATHVTRGVSLPPAVHVSEGMSPPPAAHVTEGVSPPPAAHITKGVSPPPTAHITEGALPHSSVGTPPAHAMCAVEGATPPPHVKRTAEDAATPSHIKRATEGAAPPPHVKRTAEGTAPPPHVKRAIEGAVPPLHVKRTAEGATAPPHVKRAAEGTTPPPHVMSAVEGAVPPSPATRVTMVVLAKVLWSGVGQILYAVTRVAI